A part of Escherichia marmotae genomic DNA contains:
- the dcp gene encoding peptidyl-dipeptidase Dcp yields the protein MTTMNPFFVQSTLPYLAPRFDQIADHHYRPAFDEGMRQKRAEITAIAINPQTPDFTNTILALEQSGELLTRVTSVFFAMTAAHTNDELQRLDEQFSAELAELANDIYLNGELFARVDAVWQRRGSLGLDSESIRLVDVIHQRFVLAGAQLEDADKAKLKVLNTEAATLTSQFNQRLLAANKSGGVVVDDIQQLAGMSEQEIALAAGAAREKGLDNKWLIPLLNTTQQPALAELRDRSTREKLFTVAWTRAEKNDANDTRAIIQRLVEIRAQQATLLGFPHYAAWKIADQMAKTPEAALNFMREIVPAARQRASDELASIQAVIGKQQDGFSAQPWDWAFYAEQVRREKFDLDEAQLKPYFELNTVLNEGVFWTANQLFGIKFVERFDIPVYHPDVRVWEIFDHNGVGLALFYGDFFARDSKSGGAWMGNFVEQSTLNETRPVIYNVCNYQKPAAGEPALLLWDDVITLFHEFGHTLHGLFACQRYATLSGTNTPRDFVEFPSQINEHWATHPQVFARYARHYQTREAMPETLQQKMRDASLFNKGYEMSELLSAALLDMRWHCLQENEAMQDVDDFEQRALVAENMDLPAVPPRYRSSYFAHIFGGGYAAGYYAYLWTQMLADDGYQWFVEQGGLTRENGQYFREAILSKGNSEDLERLYRQWRGKAPQIAPMLQHRGLDV from the coding sequence ATGACAACAATGAACCCTTTCTTTGTGCAAAGCACACTGCCGTATCTGGCTCCCCGTTTTGATCAAATTGCAGATCATCACTATCGTCCGGCTTTCGACGAGGGGATGCGGCAAAAGCGGGCTGAGATTACCGCTATCGCGATCAACCCGCAGACACCTGATTTCACTAACACGATTTTGGCGCTGGAACAGAGCGGTGAATTGCTTACCCGCGTCACCAGCGTCTTTTTTGCCATGACAGCGGCGCATACCAACGATGAGTTACAGCGTCTTGATGAACAGTTTTCCGCCGAACTGGCGGAACTGGCTAACGATATCTATCTGAACGGCGAATTATTCGCGCGGGTGGATGCAGTCTGGCAGCGCCGCGGATCCCTGGGGCTTGATAGTGAATCCATTAGACTGGTTGACGTTATTCATCAGCGTTTTGTCCTTGCCGGAGCCCAACTTGAAGATGCGGATAAAGCAAAATTAAAAGTGCTGAACACCGAAGCCGCGACGCTGACCAGTCAGTTTAACCAGCGGTTATTAGCTGCGAACAAATCCGGTGGAGTGGTGGTTGACGATATTCAGCAACTGGCAGGCATGAGTGAGCAAGAGATTGCCCTGGCGGCCGGGGCGGCTCGCGAGAAAGGTCTGGATAACAAATGGCTTATCCCGCTGCTGAATACTACGCAACAACCGGCGCTTGCGGAACTCCGCGATCGTTCCACACGTGAAAAACTGTTCACTGTAGCCTGGACGCGTGCGGAAAAAAACGATGCCAACGATACCCGCGCTATCATTCAACGGCTGGTGGAGATCCGCGCGCAACAGGCAACATTACTTGGCTTCCCTCATTATGCCGCATGGAAAATAGCCGACCAGATGGCAAAAACGCCAGAAGCGGCACTCAACTTTATGCGGGAAATTGTTCCGGCGGCGCGTCAGCGTGCGAGCGATGAATTAGCGTCTATTCAGGCGGTTATCGGAAAACAGCAAGACGGTTTTAGCGCACAGCCGTGGGACTGGGCGTTTTACGCCGAACAGGTACGTCGTGAGAAATTCGATCTTGATGAGGCGCAACTCAAACCTTATTTTGAATTAAACACGGTACTGAATGAAGGGGTATTCTGGACCGCCAATCAGCTTTTCGGCATTAAGTTTGTCGAACGGTTTGATATACCGGTATATCACCCGGATGTGCGGGTCTGGGAAATCTTTGATCATAACGGTGTTGGACTGGCGCTATTTTACGGTGACTTCTTCGCCCGTGATTCAAAAAGTGGCGGCGCGTGGATGGGTAATTTTGTCGAGCAATCTACGCTCAATGAAACGCGCCCGGTAATTTATAACGTTTGCAATTATCAAAAACCCGCTGCTGGTGAGCCTGCCTTGTTGCTGTGGGATGACGTTATTACCTTATTCCATGAGTTTGGACATACATTGCATGGTCTGTTTGCCTGCCAGCGTTATGCCACGCTTTCCGGCACCAATACGCCGCGTGATTTTGTTGAATTTCCGTCGCAAATCAACGAACACTGGGCAACGCATCCGCAGGTGTTCGCCCGTTATGCCCGACATTATCAAACCAGAGAAGCCATGCCGGAAACTCTGCAACAGAAAATGCGCGATGCCAGCCTGTTCAATAAAGGCTATGAGATGAGCGAACTGCTTAGTGCTGCGCTTCTCGATATGCGTTGGCACTGTTTGCAAGAGAATGAGGCGATGCAGGATGTGGACGATTTCGAACAGCGGGCGCTGGTGGCGGAAAATATGGATCTTCCTGCTGTACCGCCACGTTATCGCAGCAGTTATTTCGCCCACATTTTTGGCGGAGGATATGCGGCGGGTTACTACGCGTATCTGTGGACGCAAATGCTGGCAGACGATGGTTATCAGTGGTTTGTTGAGCAGGGCGGATTAACGCGTGAAAATGGGCAATATTTTCGCGAGGCAATCCTCTCCAAAGGCAACAGCGAAGATTTAGAACGTCTGTATCGTCAATGGCGCGGTAAGGCACCACAGATTGCACCAATGTTGCAACATCGCGGGCTGGATGTTTAA
- a CDS encoding recombinase family protein, whose amino-acid sequence MSRIFAYCRISTLDQTTENQRREIESAGFKIKPQQIIEEHISGSAATSERPGFNRLLARLKCGDQLIVTKLDRLGCNAMDIRKTVEQLTETGIRVHCLALGGIDLTSPTGKMMMQVISAVAEFERDLLLERTHSGIVRARGAGKRFGRPPVLNEEQKQVVFERIKSGVSISAIAREFKTSRQTILRAKAKLQTPDI is encoded by the coding sequence ATGTCTCGAATTTTTGCTTACTGTCGGATATCAACGCTGGATCAGACCACCGAAAATCAACGCCGGGAAATCGAAAGTGCAGGTTTTAAAATCAAACCTCAGCAAATAATCGAAGAACACATTAGCGGCTCAGCAGCAACCAGTGAGCGTCCTGGTTTTAACCGGTTGCTTGCTCGCCTGAAATGTGGTGATCAATTGATTGTGACAAAACTGGATCGCCTTGGTTGTAATGCAATGGATATCAGGAAAACAGTGGAACAACTGACCGAAACAGGTATCAGAGTGCATTGCTTAGCATTGGGGGGCATTGACCTGACCAGTCCAACAGGAAAAATGATGATGCAAGTAATTTCAGCAGTCGCTGAATTTGAACGAGACCTTTTACTTGAACGCACTCATTCCGGGATAGTAAGAGCCCGCGGCGCAGGGAAACGTTTTGGTCGACCACCTGTGTTAAATGAAGAACAGAAACAGGTGGTATTCGAACGAATTAAGTCAGGTGTAAGTATAAGTGCCATTGCCCGGGAATTCAAAACCTCGCGGCAAACCATTTTAAGAGCCAAAGCAAAACTTCAGACACCTGACATATAA
- a CDS encoding tail fiber assembly protein — MAFRMSEQPRTIKIYNLLAGTNEFIGEGDAYIPPHTGLPANSTDIAPPDIPAGFVAVFNSDESSWHLVEDHRGKTVYDVASGDALFISELGPLPENVTWLSPEGEFQKWNGTAWVKDTEAEKLFRIREAEETKNNLMQVASEHIAPLQDAADLEIATEEEISLLEAWKKYRVLLNRVDTSTAQDIEWPALP; from the coding sequence ATGGCATTCAGAATGAGTGAACAACCACGGACCATAAAAATTTATAATCTGCTGGCCGGAACTAATGAATTTATTGGTGAAGGTGATGCATATATTCCGCCTCATACAGGTCTGCCAGCAAACAGTACCGATATTGCACCGCCAGATATTCCGGCTGGCTTCGTGGCTGTTTTCAACAGTGATGAGTCATCGTGGCATCTCGTTGAAGATCATCGGGGTAAAACGGTTTATGACGTGGCTTCCGGCGACGCGTTATTTATTTCTGAACTCGGTCCGTTACCGGAAAATGTTACCTGGTTATCGCCGGAAGGGGAGTTTCAGAAGTGGAACGGCACAGCCTGGGTGAAGGATACGGAAGCAGAAAAACTGTTCCGGATCCGGGAGGCGGAAGAAACAAAAAACAACCTGATGCAGGTAGCCAGTGAGCATATTGCGCCGCTTCAGGATGCTGCAGATCTGGAAATTGCAACGGAGGAAGAAATCTCGTTGCTGGAAGCATGGAAAAAGTATCGGGTATTGCTGAACCGTGTTGATACGTCAACTGCACAGGATATTGAATGGCCAGCACTGCCGTAG
- the ydfG gene encoding bifunctional NADP-dependent 3-hydroxy acid dehydrogenase/3-hydroxypropionate dehydrogenase YdfG: MIVLVTGATAGFGECITRRFIQQGHKVIATGRRQERLQELKDELGDNLYIAQLDVRNRAAIEEMMESLPADWRDIDILVNNAGLALGMEPAHKASVEDWETMIDTNNKGLVYMTRAVLPGMVERNRGHIINIGSTAGSWPYAGGNVYGATKAFVRQFSLNLRTDLHGTAVRVTDIEPGLVGGTEFSNVRFKGDDGKAEKTYQNTVALTPEDVCEAVWWVATLPAHVNINTLEMMPVTQSYAGLNIHRH, translated from the coding sequence ATGATCGTTTTAGTAACTGGAGCAACGGCAGGTTTTGGTGAATGCATTACTCGTCGTTTTATTCAACAAGGCCATAAAGTTATCGCTACGGGTCGACGCCAGGAGCGGTTGCAGGAGTTAAAAGACGAGCTGGGCGATAACCTTTATATCGCCCAGCTCGATGTTCGTAATCGCGCCGCTATTGAAGAGATGATGGAATCGCTTCCTGCCGATTGGCGTGACATTGATATTCTGGTGAATAACGCCGGGCTGGCGCTGGGTATGGAACCTGCACATAAAGCCAGTGTCGAAGACTGGGAAACAATGATTGATACCAACAATAAAGGCCTGGTGTATATGACGCGTGCCGTGCTGCCTGGCATGGTTGAGCGTAATCGAGGTCATATTATTAACATTGGTTCAACGGCAGGTAGCTGGCCATATGCTGGTGGCAACGTTTATGGCGCAACAAAAGCATTCGTTCGTCAATTCAGCCTGAATCTGCGTACTGACCTGCATGGCACTGCGGTTCGTGTCACTGACATCGAGCCAGGTCTGGTCGGCGGTACTGAATTTTCCAATGTCCGCTTTAAAGGCGATGACGGTAAAGCGGAAAAAACCTATCAAAACACCGTTGCGCTGACGCCAGAAGATGTCTGTGAAGCCGTCTGGTGGGTGGCGACTCTCCCGGCTCACGTTAACATCAATACTCTGGAAATGATGCCAGTTACCCAGAGCTATGCCGGACTGAATATCCATCGCCATTAA
- a CDS encoding YnaM/YnfT family protein codes for MNSILIITSLLIIFSIFSHALIKLGIGISNNPDKTDV; via the coding sequence ATGAACAGCATACTGATAATCACATCTCTCCTTATCATATTCAGCATTTTTAGTCATGCCCTAATAAAATTAGGGATTGGCATATCCAATAACCCAGACAAAACCGATGTATAA
- a CDS encoding mannitol dehydrogenase family protein: MGNNLLSAKATLPVYERNNLIPRIVHLGFGAFHRAHQGVYADILAAEHFSDWGYYEVNLIGGEQQIVDLKQQDNLYTVAEMSADAWTARVIGVVKKALHVQIDGLEAVLAAMCEPQISIVSLTITEKGYFHSPASGQLMLDHPMIVADLNNPHQPKTAPGVIVEALARRKAAGLQAFTVMSCDNMPENGHVMHDVVTSYARAVDEKLAQWIVENVTFPSTMVDRIVPAVTAETLDKIEQLAGVRDPAGVACEPFRQWVIEDNFVAGRPEWEKAGAELVSDVLPYEEMKLRMLNGSHSFLAYLGYLAGYQHINDCMEDDNYRRAALTLMLQEQAPTLKVQGVDLQDYANRLIERYSNPALRHRTWQIAMDGSQKLPQRMLDSVRWHLAHGSSFNLLALGVAGWMRYVGGVDELGNPIEISDPLLSVIQQTVQNSEEGKERVRALIAIEAIFGNDLPNNALFTDKVTEAYLSLLTEGAKATVAKYTVA, translated from the coding sequence ATGGGAAATAATTTGTTATCAGCGAAGGCTACGCTTCCTGTCTATGAGCGTAATAATTTGATACCTCGAATTGTTCATTTAGGTTTTGGCGCATTTCATCGCGCGCATCAAGGCGTGTATGCCGATATTCTTGCCGCTGAACATTTCAGTGACTGGGGATATTATGAGGTCAACTTAATCGGCGGGGAACAGCAAATCGTCGATCTAAAGCAGCAAGATAATCTCTATACCGTTGCGGAGATGTCCGCAGATGCCTGGACTGCTCGTGTCATTGGCGTAGTGAAAAAAGCGCTGCATGTGCAAATCGACGGTTTGGAAGCGGTACTGGCTGCCATGTGTGAACCGCAAATTTCTATTGTCTCCCTGACAATTACGGAGAAAGGTTATTTCCACTCACCGGCGAGCGGCCAGTTAATGTTGGATCACCCAATGATCGTCGCTGATCTGAACAATCCTCACCAGCCCAAAACGGCACCAGGGGTTATCGTCGAGGCGTTGGCACGACGTAAAGCGGCAGGGTTACAGGCATTTACGGTGATGTCGTGCGATAACATGCCTGAGAATGGTCATGTCATGCATGACGTTGTCACTTCTTATGCGCGTGCTGTCGACGAAAAACTGGCGCAATGGATTGTAGAAAACGTGACTTTCCCATCGACAATGGTGGATCGCATTGTACCCGCGGTCACGGCAGAAACACTGGATAAAATCGAACAACTCGCCGGTGTGCGTGATCCGGCAGGTGTTGCCTGTGAACCTTTCCGCCAGTGGGTGATTGAAGATAACTTTGTTGCCGGACGCCCGGAATGGGAAAAAGCGGGAGCCGAACTGGTTAGTGATGTACTGCCATATGAAGAGATGAAACTGCGTATGCTCAACGGCAGCCATTCCTTCCTGGCTTATCTGGGATATCTGGCGGGTTATCAGCATATTAATGATTGTATGGAAGATGATAATTATCGCCGTGCAGCGCTTACATTAATGTTGCAGGAACAGGCACCGACGCTGAAAGTGCAGGGGGTGGATCTGCAAGATTATGCTAACCGATTGATTGAGCGCTACAGTAACCCTGCTTTACGCCATCGGACCTGGCAGATTGCGATGGATGGTAGTCAGAAACTGCCACAACGTATGCTGGATTCTGTGCGCTGGCATTTGGCGCATGGCAGTTCATTTAATCTCCTGGCACTTGGTGTCGCGGGTTGGATGCGTTATGTCGGCGGTGTAGATGAGCTGGGTAATCCAATTGAGATCAGCGACCCGTTATTGTCTGTGATCCAGCAGACCGTACAAAATAGTGAGGAAGGGAAAGAACGCGTGCGGGCATTGATAGCGATTGAGGCGATCTTTGGTAACGATTTGCCGAACAATGCTTTATTCACAGATAAAGTAACAGAGGCGTATTTGTCTTTATTGACTGAAGGCGCGAAAGCAACCGTGGCAAAATATACCGTGGCGTAA
- the ydfZ gene encoding putative selenium delivery protein YdfZ produces MTTYDRNRNAITTGSRVMVSGTGHTGKILSIDTEGLTAEQIRRGKTVVVEGCDEKLAPLDLIRLGMN; encoded by the coding sequence ATGACGACCTACGATCGTAACCGTAACGCAATCACCACTGGCAGCCGTGTTATGGTTAGCGGCACCGGTCACACTGGCAAGATCCTGTCGATTGATACTGAAGGTCTGACCGCAGAGCAAATCCGCCGCGGAAAAACCGTGGTTGTTGAAGGTTGTGATGAAAAACTCGCGCCTCTGGACCTGATTCGTCTCGGCATGAACTAA
- the ydfK gene encoding cold shock protein YdfK: MKSKDTLKWFPAQLPEVRIILGDAVVEVAKQGRPINTRTLLDYIEGNIKKKSWLDNKELLQTAISVLKDNQNLNGKM; the protein is encoded by the coding sequence ATGAAATCAAAAGACACCCTAAAGTGGTTCCCTGCGCAGCTTCCTGAAGTAAGAATTATCCTAGGGGATGCTGTAGTGGAAGTAGCAAAACAGGGAAGACCTATCAATACCAGAACATTGCTTGATTACATTGAAGGAAACATAAAGAAAAAATCATGGCTGGATAACAAAGAATTATTACAAACAGCGATATCAGTTCTTAAAGACAACCAAAATTTAAATGGTAAAATGTAA
- a CDS encoding GntR family transcriptional regulator: MTVETQLNPTQPVNQQIYRILRRDIVHCLIAPGTPLSEKEVSVRFNVSRQPVREAFIKLAENGLIQIRPQRGSYVNKISMTQVRNGSFIRQAIECAVVRRAATMITDSQCYLLEQNLHQQRIAIERKQLDDFFELDDNFHQILTQIADCQLAWDTIENLKATIDRVRYMSFDHVSPPDMLLRQHMDIFTALQKHDVTAVEKAMTLHLQEISESVQQIRQENSDWFSEE, encoded by the coding sequence ATGACCGTCGAAACACAACTCAATCCCACGCAACCAGTCAATCAACAGATTTATCGTATTCTCCGTCGCGACATTGTGCATTGTCTGATTGCACCGGGTACGCCGTTATCGGAAAAAGAAGTTTCTGTTCGTTTCAATGTGTCGCGCCAGCCAGTTCGTGAAGCCTTCATTAAGCTGGCGGAAAATGGCCTGATTCAAATTCGCCCGCAACGTGGCAGCTACGTCAATAAAATCTCCATGACTCAGGTACGCAACGGTAGTTTTATCCGCCAGGCCATTGAGTGCGCCGTAGTCCGCAGAGCGGCGACCATGATTACCGATAGCCAGTGCTACCTGCTTGAGCAAAATCTCCACCAGCAACGTATAGCCATTGAACGCAAACAACTGGATGATTTTTTTGAACTTGATGATAACTTCCACCAAATCCTGACGCAGATTGCCGACTGTCAGCTCGCGTGGGACACCATTGAAAACCTGAAAGCGACCATTGACCGGGTACGCTATATGAGTTTTGACCACGTCTCGCCACCAGATATGTTGCTGCGCCAACACATGGATATTTTTACTGCGCTACAAAAGCATGATGTCACTGCGGTAGAAAAAGCAATGACACTGCATTTGCAGGAAATAAGTGAATCCGTGCAGCAAATCCGCCAGGAAAACAGCGACTGGTTTAGCGAAGAGTAA